The Pseudophaeobacter arcticus DSM 23566 genome includes a region encoding these proteins:
- the rpoC gene encoding DNA-directed RNA polymerase subunit beta' yields MNQEITNNPFNPLTPTKVFDEIKVSLASPERILSWSYGEIKKPETINYRTFKPERDGLFCARIFGPIKDYECLCGKYKRMKYRGVVCEKCGVEVTLQKVRRERMGHIELAAPVAHIWFLKSLPSRIGLMLDMTLRDLERVLYFENYVVIEPGLTDLTYGQMMTEEEYMDAQDAYGMDAFTANIGAEAIREMLAAIDLDSEAEQLRAELAEATGELKPKKIIKRLKVVESFLESGNRPEWMIMTVIPVIPPELRPLVPLDGGRFATSDLNDLYRRVINRNNRLKRLIELRAPDIIVRNEKRMLQESVDALFDNGRRGRVITGANKRPLKSLSDMLKGKQGRFRQNLLGKRVDFSGRSVIVTGPELKLHQCGLPKKMALELFKPFIYSRLEAKGLSSTVKQAKKLVEKERPEVWDILDEVIREHPVMLNRAPTLHRLGIQAFEPTLIEGKAIQLHPLVCSAFNADFDGDQMAVHVPLSLEAQLEARVLMMSTNNVLSPANGAPIIVPSQDMILGLYYVTLDREGMIGEGKIFGSIEEVQHALDAGEVHLHSRVTARVTQIDDEGNEVFARFETTPGRVLLGALLPKNAKAPFALVNRLLRKKEVQQVIDTVYRYCGQKESVIFCDQIMTMGFREAFKAGISFGKDDMVVPETKWPIVNETRGLVKDFEQQYMDGLITQGEKYNKVVDAWSKCNDRVTEAMMTTISTSKRHEDGSEAEPNSVYMMAHSGARGSVTQMKQLGGMRGLMAKPNGDIIETPIISNFKEGLSVLEYFNSTHGARKGLSDTALKTANSGYLTRRLVDVAQDCIVRDRDCGTENSITASAAVNDGEVVASLGERILGRVTAEDVKRPGTEEILAASGQLIDERLADTIEDAGVQTMRIRSPLTCEAEEGVCAMCYGRDLARGTMVNTGEAVGIIAAQSIGEPGTQLTMRTFHIGGVAQGGQQSFQEASHDGKIVYENENTLKNSDGDTLIVGRNMKMIIQDEHGEERASHKLSYGSKLFVKAGQQIARGDKLFEWDPYTLPIIAEKSGTTKYVDLVSGIAVRDETDEATGMTQKIVIDWRAAPKGSELKPEIILVDANGEPMRLDNGNPVTYPMSVDAVLSVEDGDEIQAGDVVARIPREGAKTKDITGGLPRVAELFEARRPKDHAIIAELDGYVRFGRDYKNKRRIAIDPADESLDAVEYMVPKGKHIPVQEGDFVQKGDYIMDGNPAPHDILGIMGVEALANYMIDEVQDVYRLQGVKINDKHIEVIVRQMLQKWEISDSGETTLLKGEHVDKAEFVAANEKALSRNKRPAKGAPILLGITKASLQTRSFISAASFQETTRVLTEASVQGKRDKLVGLKENVIVGRLIPAGTGGATQRVRSIAQGRDNVVLEARREEAEAAAALAAPVVESDLASETFDNLVDTPESRD; encoded by the coding sequence ATGAACCAGGAAATCACCAACAACCCGTTCAACCCGCTGACGCCCACCAAGGTCTTTGATGAAATCAAAGTCTCCCTGGCGTCGCCGGAACGGATCCTGTCGTGGTCTTATGGCGAAATCAAAAAGCCAGAGACCATCAACTACCGGACCTTCAAGCCCGAGCGCGACGGCCTGTTCTGTGCCCGTATCTTTGGCCCGATCAAAGATTACGAATGCCTGTGTGGTAAATATAAGCGCATGAAGTATCGCGGCGTTGTCTGCGAGAAATGTGGTGTTGAAGTTACCCTGCAAAAAGTGCGCCGCGAGCGCATGGGCCATATCGAACTGGCCGCCCCAGTTGCGCATATCTGGTTCCTGAAATCGCTGCCATCGCGCATTGGTCTCATGCTGGACATGACCCTGCGCGATCTGGAGCGGGTTCTGTACTTTGAAAACTACGTTGTTATCGAGCCAGGTCTGACCGATCTGACCTATGGCCAGATGATGACCGAAGAAGAGTATATGGACGCTCAGGATGCCTATGGCATGGATGCTTTCACCGCCAATATCGGTGCCGAAGCAATCCGAGAAATGCTGGCGGCCATTGATCTGGATTCCGAGGCCGAGCAGCTGCGCGCCGAACTGGCCGAGGCCACCGGTGAGCTGAAGCCCAAAAAGATCATCAAACGTCTGAAAGTTGTGGAATCCTTCCTGGAATCCGGCAACCGTCCAGAATGGATGATCATGACCGTGATCCCGGTTATCCCGCCAGAGCTGCGCCCACTGGTGCCGCTGGACGGGGGGCGTTTTGCGACCTCTGACCTCAACGATCTGTATCGTCGGGTGATCAACCGGAACAACCGTCTGAAGCGTCTGATCGAACTGCGCGCCCCTGATATCATCGTCCGCAACGAAAAGCGGATGTTGCAGGAATCTGTGGATGCGCTGTTTGACAACGGTCGTCGTGGCCGGGTCATCACCGGTGCCAACAAGCGTCCGCTGAAATCGCTCAGTGACATGCTGAAGGGTAAGCAGGGTCGTTTCCGTCAGAACCTTTTGGGCAAACGCGTCGACTTTTCCGGTCGTTCGGTCATTGTGACCGGCCCCGAGCTGAAGCTGCATCAATGTGGCTTGCCGAAAAAGATGGCGCTCGAACTGTTCAAGCCCTTCATCTATTCGCGTCTCGAGGCCAAAGGTCTGTCCTCGACCGTGAAGCAGGCGAAGAAGCTGGTGGAAAAAGAACGTCCCGAAGTCTGGGATATCTTGGACGAAGTCATTCGCGAACACCCTGTCATGCTGAACCGTGCGCCGACGCTGCACCGTCTTGGTATCCAGGCGTTTGAACCCACGCTGATCGAAGGCAAGGCTATCCAGCTGCACCCGCTGGTCTGCTCGGCCTTCAACGCCGACTTTGACGGTGACCAGATGGCTGTTCACGTGCCGCTGAGCCTTGAGGCCCAGCTGGAAGCACGTGTTCTGATGATGTCGACCAACAACGTTCTGTCGCCTGCAAACGGCGCGCCAATCATCGTTCCGTCGCAGGATATGATCCTGGGTCTCTACTATGTGACCCTGGACCGCGAAGGCATGATTGGTGAAGGCAAGATCTTTGGCAGCATCGAAGAAGTGCAGCATGCGCTGGACGCCGGTGAAGTTCACCTGCACTCCCGCGTAACTGCGCGGGTCACCCAGATTGACGACGAAGGCAACGAAGTGTTTGCGCGCTTTGAAACCACGCCGGGTCGCGTCTTGCTGGGCGCATTGCTGCCCAAGAACGCCAAGGCGCCGTTTGCACTGGTGAACCGTCTTCTGCGGAAGAAGGAAGTTCAGCAGGTCATCGATACGGTCTACCGCTATTGTGGTCAGAAAGAGTCGGTTATCTTCTGTGACCAGATCATGACTATGGGGTTCCGCGAGGCCTTCAAGGCAGGCATTTCGTTCGGCAAGGACGACATGGTTGTTCCTGAAACCAAATGGCCCATCGTCAACGAAACCCGCGGTCTGGTGAAGGATTTTGAACAACAGTACATGGACGGCCTGATCACTCAGGGTGAAAAGTACAACAAAGTTGTTGATGCCTGGTCCAAGTGTAACGACCGCGTCACCGAAGCCATGATGACCACGATTTCGACCTCTAAGCGCCACGAAGACGGCTCGGAAGCGGAACCAAACTCGGTCTATATGATGGCGCACTCCGGTGCCCGTGGTTCGGTGACCCAGATGAAACAGCTGGGTGGGATGCGGGGCCTGATGGCCAAGCCAAACGGCGACATCATCGAGACACCTATCATCTCGAACTTTAAAGAAGGCCTGTCGGTTCTGGAGTACTTCAACTCCACCCACGGTGCCCGTAAAGGTCTGTCGGATACGGCTCTGAAAACAGCGAACTCGGGTTATCTGACCCGTCGTCTGGTTGACGTGGCGCAGGATTGCATTGTGCGCGATCGTGACTGTGGCACCGAAAACTCGATCACGGCTTCTGCTGCGGTCAATGACGGTGAAGTGGTTGCCAGCCTTGGTGAGCGCATCCTGGGTCGTGTCACTGCCGAAGACGTCAAACGTCCCGGCACCGAAGAGATCCTTGCGGCTTCGGGTCAACTGATCGACGAACGTCTGGCCGACACCATCGAAGACGCTGGTGTGCAGACCATGCGCATTCGCTCGCCGCTGACCTGTGAGGCCGAAGAAGGCGTCTGCGCCATGTGCTATGGTCGTGACCTTGCACGCGGTACCATGGTCAACACCGGTGAAGCTGTCGGCATTATCGCCGCGCAGTCGATTGGTGAACCCGGCACCCAGCTGACGATGCGGACATTCCACATCGGCGGCGTTGCCCAGGGTGGTCAGCAGTCCTTCCAGGAAGCCAGCCATGACGGTAAAATCGTCTACGAAAACGAAAACACTCTGAAAAACTCCGACGGAGATACTCTGATTGTTGGTCGTAACATGAAGATGATCATCCAGGACGAACACGGTGAAGAACGTGCCAGCCACAAGCTGAGCTACGGTTCCAAACTCTTCGTCAAGGCTGGTCAGCAGATTGCGCGTGGCGACAAACTGTTCGAATGGGATCCCTATACTCTGCCAATCATCGCCGAAAAATCCGGTACGACAAAATATGTCGACTTGGTTTCGGGTATCGCGGTACGCGATGAAACCGATGAAGCAACAGGTATGACCCAGAAGATCGTGATCGACTGGCGCGCCGCCCCCAAAGGCAGCGAGCTCAAGCCTGAGATCATTCTGGTGGACGCCAACGGCGAGCCTATGCGTCTCGACAATGGCAACCCTGTGACCTACCCGATGTCCGTGGATGCGGTTCTTTCGGTTGAGGATGGCGATGAGATCCAGGCTGGTGACGTTGTTGCGCGTATCCCGCGTGAAGGCGCCAAGACCAAGGACATTACCGGTGGTCTGCCACGGGTTGCGGAACTGTTCGAAGCCCGTCGTCCCAAGGATCACGCAATCATCGCCGAACTCGATGGCTACGTGCGCTTTGGTCGCGACTACAAGAACAAGCGCCGTATCGCCATTGATCCTGCGGATGAGTCGCTGGATGCCGTTGAATACATGGTGCCCAAGGGTAAGCACATTCCTGTTCAGGAAGGTGACTTTGTCCAGAAGGGTGACTACATCATGGACGGTAACCCAGCGCCGCATGACATCCTTGGCATCATGGGTGTCGAAGCCCTGGCGAACTACATGATTGACGAAGTGCAGGACGTGTATCGCCTGCAGGGTGTGAAGATCAACGATAAGCACATCGAAGTCATCGTGCGTCAGATGCTGCAGAAATGGGAGATCTCGGACTCGGGTGAAACCACACTGCTCAAAGGCGAACATGTGGATAAGGCAGAGTTCGTTGCAGCCAATGAAAAAGCGCTGTCGCGCAACAAACGCCCTGCCAAGGGCGCGCCGATCCTGCTTGGGATCACCAAGGCATCGTTGCAGACCCGCTCCTTCATCTCGGCGGCCTCCTTCCAGGAGACCACCCGTGTTCTGACCGAAGCATCGGTTCAGGGTAAGCGGGATAAGCTGGTTGGCCTGAAAGAGAACGTCATCGTTGGCCGCTTGATCCCAGCCGGGACCGGTGGGGCAACCCAGCGCGTTCGGTCGATCGCTCAGGGGCGCGACAATGTGGTTCTTGAGGCCCGTCGCGAAGAAGCCGAAGCCGCCGCCGCACTGGCTGCGCCTGTGGTGGAAAGTGACCTCGCCAGCGAGACCTTCGACAATCTGGTGGATACACCAGAAAGCCGCGATTGA
- a CDS encoding glycosyltransferase: protein MTQSMNMVGLVRFSVLTPTYYSERFSNLKQTARHLFNPDRMELRFSVFENLCLPSLVQQTDPNFDLVVLTAQSMPELYLNRLGDLLGPHANIHLRPVGTRNHYRLLKQGYDSVPSNDASHRILFRLDDDDAVDLDFVRRTRRLATGLLPLQPADSSFVIAHNRGFYLQATPEGPEVFDAIEQAPLSAGTALVTPVGSGANPYKFNHRKLARHFNLYSDMQVPAYIRTIHGDNKSEPAQTGLTRRMEPEDIDASLQAHFGQSLAALKGL, encoded by the coding sequence ATGACGCAGAGCATGAACATGGTGGGATTGGTGCGCTTTTCGGTGCTGACGCCGACCTATTACTCTGAACGGTTTTCCAACCTGAAACAGACAGCCCGGCATCTGTTCAACCCGGACCGCATGGAGCTGCGCTTTAGCGTCTTTGAAAATCTCTGCCTGCCATCCCTGGTACAACAGACCGATCCAAACTTTGATCTGGTGGTGCTGACCGCCCAGTCAATGCCAGAGCTCTACCTCAACCGGCTGGGTGATCTGTTGGGCCCCCATGCCAATATTCACCTGCGCCCTGTGGGCACGCGCAACCACTACCGGCTGTTGAAGCAGGGGTATGACTCGGTGCCGTCAAATGACGCCAGCCACCGCATTTTGTTTCGGCTGGATGATGATGACGCGGTGGACCTGGATTTTGTCCGCCGCACCCGCCGTTTGGCCACTGGGCTTTTGCCTCTGCAGCCCGCCGACAGCTCCTTTGTGATTGCCCATAACCGTGGTTTCTATTTGCAGGCCACCCCAGAGGGCCCCGAGGTGTTTGATGCAATTGAGCAGGCGCCTTTGTCGGCGGGAACCGCGCTGGTGACCCCGGTGGGGAGCGGCGCCAACCCGTATAAATTCAACCACCGTAAACTGGCGCGGCATTTCAACCTCTATTCGGATATGCAGGTGCCAGCCTATATCCGCACGATCCATGGCGACAACAAATCCGAACCGGCGCAAACGGGACTTACCCGCAGGATGGAACCAGAGGACATCGACGCCAGTCTGCAGGCTCATTTTGGCCAAAGCCTCGCGGCATTAAAGGGGCTTTGA